From Polypterus senegalus isolate Bchr_013 chromosome 15, ASM1683550v1, whole genome shotgun sequence, the proteins below share one genomic window:
- the abhd5a gene encoding 1-acylglycerol-3-phosphate O-acyltransferase ABHD5 produces the protein MAEETESGDSGSWWISSWLPAWCPTSLTLLKNAEDKMLQCITSSFLKQYILMSNGNKLWTLIFNGDIANKTPLILIHGFGGGLALWALNFDALCQQRTVYAFDLLGFGRSSRPNFSADAEEAENQFVESIEEWRAKVGVEMMIILGHNLGGYLAAAYTLKYPTRVKHLILVEPWGFPERPNNADLDRPIPIWIKALGAMLSPFNPLAGLRLAGPLGPSLVQRLRPDFKRKYSSLFDDNTVTEYIYHCNVQKPSGETAFRNMTIPYGWAKRPMLQRIGLVQADIPITVIYGARSYIDGNSGNEVKELRPNSHVETIAIRGAGHYVYADQPEDFNHKVIEICNTVD, from the exons gtCCTGGTGGATTTCCAGTTGGTTGCCAGCATGGTGCCCTACTTCTCTCACACTTCTGAAGAATGCTGAGGATAAAATGCTTCAgt GTATTACAAGCTCATTTTTGAAACAATACATCCTTATGTCCAATGGGAACAAATTATGGACACTGATATTTAATGGGGACATTGCCAATAAAACTCCACTTATTCTTATTCATGGGTTCGGCGGAGGATTGGCCCTGTGGGCGTTAAACTTTGATGCCCTTTGTCAACAAAGGACAGTTTATGCTTTTGACCTGCTAGGATTTGGAAGGAGCAGTCGACCAAATTTCAGTGCTGATGCCGAAGAGGCAGAAAACCAGTTTGTTGAATCAATAGAAGAATGGAGGGCAAAGGTGGGTGTGGAGATGATGATCATCCTTGGGCACAACTTAGGCGGATACTTGGCAGCAGCCTATACATTGAAATACCCAACAAG GGTAAAGCACCTGATTTTAGTGGAGCCATGGGGTTTTCCCGAGAGACCTAACAACGCTGATCTGGACAGACCAATCCCAATCTGGATTAAAGCCCTGGGAGCAATGCTGAGTCCCTTCAACCCACTGGCTGGTTTGAGACTGGCTGGTCCACTAG GTCCTAGTTTGGTGCAGAGGTTGAGACCggatttcaaaagaaaatattcttCTTTGTTTGATGACAACACGGTGACCGAATATATTTACCACTGCAATGTACAGAAACCAAg tggGGAAACTGCTTTTAGGAATATGACCATTCCATATGGGTGGGCAAAGCGACCCATGCTGCAGAGAATTGGTCTTGTTCAAGCAGACATCCCCATTACTGTGATTTATGGAGCTCGCTCTTACATTGATGGTAACTCTGGAAATGAAGTCAAAGAACTAAGGCCAAACTCTCATGTGGAGACAATA GCAATTCGAGGAGCTGGTCATTACGTGTATGCAGATCAGCCCGAAGACTTCAATCATAAAGTCATTGAGATCTGTAACACGGTAGACTGA